In a genomic window of Flavobacterium lipolyticum:
- a CDS encoding helix-turn-helix domain-containing protein, giving the protein MKKYPVYSVQNFSCNDIHRDFYVNTFKEHLKSHSFVEEPHRHDSYLMVFFTKGSGQHEIDFDQFEIKKGSLFVLQPGQMHHWSLSEDIEGFVIIFSQELYNLYFGQKNINEYNFYHSIHNRPEMVFEEKGITKIRPYFDLLIQESIQEGRYQLDKMLNLLDCIHIEIARKYNETYSHQAHSYNIKIDKFEMLLEHYFKQEKLPSFYAEKLSITLKHLNRICNEILQKTATEVITDRVILEIKRMLIDKHLAVNEVAFKVGYEDYSYFSRFFKKQTGLSPTEFRNKK; this is encoded by the coding sequence ATGAAAAAATACCCGGTTTACAGTGTTCAGAATTTTAGCTGTAATGATATTCATCGTGATTTTTATGTCAATACCTTCAAAGAGCATTTAAAAAGTCACAGTTTTGTAGAAGAACCACACCGGCATGATTCGTATTTGATGGTGTTTTTTACGAAAGGTTCGGGACAGCACGAAATTGATTTTGATCAGTTTGAAATTAAAAAGGGAAGCCTGTTTGTGCTACAGCCGGGACAAATGCATCATTGGAGCTTATCCGAAGATATTGAGGGTTTTGTGATTATTTTTTCACAGGAGTTGTATAATTTATATTTCGGACAGAAGAATATTAACGAATATAATTTTTACCATTCGATTCACAATCGGCCGGAAATGGTTTTTGAAGAAAAAGGAATCACTAAAATCCGACCTTATTTTGACTTATTAATTCAGGAAAGTATTCAGGAGGGGCGATATCAACTGGATAAAATGTTGAATTTGCTGGATTGTATTCATATTGAAATAGCCCGCAAATACAACGAAACCTATTCACATCAGGCGCATTCGTATAACATTAAAATTGACAAGTTCGAAATGCTTTTGGAGCACTATTTCAAACAAGAAAAATTACCGTCTTTTTATGCTGAAAAGTTAAGTATTACTTTAAAACATTTGAACCGCATCTGCAATGAAATTTTGCAAAAAACGGCCACAGAAGTGATTACGGATCGTGTGATTTTGGAGATAAAAAGAATGTTGATTGACAAGCATTTAGCGGTTAACGAAGTAGCGTTTAAAGTAGGCTACGAAGATTATTCGTATTTCTCCAGATTCTTTAAAAAACAAACGGGATTATCGCCAACCGAATTTAGGAATAAGAAGTAA
- a CDS encoding YceI family protein, whose protein sequence is MATTKWSIDPTHSEIGFKVKHMMFTNVSGKFGTYDATINTDGDNFENAAIEFSGDITSIDTANTDRDNHLRSGDFFDAENHPKLTFKGSSFKKINEGSYELTGDLNIKGISKSVTFPVEFSGTMTDPWGNTKVGLNIEGKINRKDWGLNWNSALETGGVLVGEEVKLNIELQFAKQA, encoded by the coding sequence ATGGCAACTACAAAATGGTCAATAGACCCAACACATTCAGAAATTGGTTTTAAAGTTAAACATATGATGTTTACAAATGTTTCAGGTAAATTTGGTACTTACGATGCAACAATCAACACAGACGGAGACAATTTCGAGAATGCTGCAATCGAATTTTCAGGAGACATTACTTCTATTGACACTGCAAATACAGATAGAGACAATCACTTAAGAAGTGGCGATTTCTTTGATGCTGAGAATCATCCAAAACTAACTTTCAAAGGTTCTTCTTTCAAAAAAATAAATGAAGGGAGCTATGAATTAACCGGAGATCTAAACATCAAAGGTATCTCAAAATCAGTAACTTTTCCGGTAGAATTTAGTGGAACTATGACTGATCCGTGGGGAAATACAAAAGTCGGATTAAATATCGAAGGAAAAATAAACCGTAAAGATTGGGGTCTAAACTGGAACTCAGCTCTTGAAACCGGTGGTGTTCTGGTTGGAGAAGAAGTAAAATTAAACATTGAATTACAGTTTGCAAAACAAGCGTAA
- a CDS encoding (4Fe-4S)-binding protein — translation MNPNDLTKEYSNGEVTIVWRSGKCIHSANCVKNNPDVFHPKEKPWIIPERSTTEKIISTIHKCPSGALSFYMNDKS, via the coding sequence ATGAATCCAAATGACCTTACGAAAGAATATAGCAATGGAGAAGTAACCATTGTATGGCGGTCCGGGAAATGCATTCATTCTGCCAATTGTGTAAAAAACAATCCCGATGTTTTTCACCCAAAAGAAAAACCATGGATCATTCCTGAACGCTCTACAACAGAAAAAATTATTTCAACCATTCACAAATGCCCGTCAGGAGCATTGAGCTTTTACATGAATGACAAAAGCTAA
- a CDS encoding pirin family protein, producing the protein MENIVIHKAETRGNANHGWLNAYHSFSFASWYNPERIQFGALRVLNDDTIAGGMGFGTHPHDNMEIITIPLEGDLAHKDSMGNTEIIKNGDIQVMSAGTGIQHSEFNPNADQQTKLLQIWLFPNQRNVTPRYQQITLDVADRHNKLSQVLSPNADDEGVWIHQDAWFHMGNFDSGIATTYKLKKEGNGVYVFILKGNVTINGQELNTRDAMGISDFETLNIKANTEAEFLLMEVPMNY; encoded by the coding sequence ATGGAAAATATAGTAATACACAAAGCAGAAACAAGAGGAAACGCAAATCACGGATGGCTTAATGCCTATCACAGTTTTAGCTTTGCGAGCTGGTACAATCCGGAAAGAATTCAGTTTGGAGCGCTTCGAGTTCTAAATGACGATACTATTGCGGGCGGAATGGGTTTTGGAACTCATCCTCACGATAATATGGAAATCATTACCATTCCGTTAGAAGGTGATTTAGCACACAAAGACAGTATGGGGAATACCGAAATCATTAAAAATGGTGACATTCAGGTGATGAGTGCCGGAACCGGAATCCAACATAGTGAGTTTAACCCAAATGCCGATCAGCAAACGAAGCTGCTACAAATCTGGTTGTTTCCTAACCAAAGAAATGTAACGCCGCGTTACCAACAAATCACTTTAGATGTTGCCGACAGACACAACAAACTGTCTCAGGTTTTATCTCCAAATGCTGATGATGAAGGAGTCTGGATCCATCAGGACGCCTGGTTTCATATGGGGAATTTCGATTCCGGCATCGCTACAACCTATAAATTAAAAAAAGAAGGAAACGGAGTCTACGTTTTTATCTTAAAAGGAAATGTAACGATAAACGGTCAGGAATTGAACACTCGTGATGCTATGGGAATCTCTGATTTTGAAACTTTAAACATCAAAGCCAACACTGAGGCCGAATTCCTGCTAATGGAAGTTCCTATGAATTATTAA
- a CDS encoding helix-turn-helix domain-containing protein has translation MDIEKDYIKLIFGLKLKQVRTQKNLSLFGLAKLTNLSKSYLNEIEKGKKYPKTDKILLLCEHLDVTYDQMVSLKLDNNLAPIGEILKSGILKEIPLELFGIQEADLIDIIANAPAKVNAFISTIIEIAQHYNLSRESFFLAALRSYQEAHSNYFEDLEDKVIAFSKSFQINLDSKITIKELEAILKEEFDYTIKEIAFTDQEALEDLRSIYVPKSKTLLLSTEIDDPQKAFILAKEIAYNYLNLSDRLLTFSWIKFENFDQVLHNFYASYFAGALLLPRQLLVNRINDFLNNEKPNPEEFVTLIESFEVSPESFYQRLTNLLPKDFHLKNLFFLRMSHKIGSDVYQIKKELHITNQQEPHANETNEHYCRRWVSVKTIDEAIKQNKPHFFDAQISSYVHSGNEYLVFSSATKDPFIKDNIRSISVGILINPTMKKKFKFIEGKPLVKRIVGVTCETCDVKDCLERAAPPIALEKKKRHENTDAVVQQFIAQYS, from the coding sequence ATGGATATCGAAAAAGACTATATAAAGCTGATTTTTGGGCTAAAACTCAAGCAGGTTCGCACTCAGAAAAACCTCTCTCTTTTTGGTTTGGCTAAACTGACCAATCTTTCAAAATCGTATTTGAACGAGATTGAAAAAGGAAAGAAATATCCAAAAACAGATAAAATTTTGCTTTTATGCGAACATTTGGATGTTACGTACGACCAAATGGTTTCTTTAAAACTGGACAACAACCTCGCTCCGATTGGAGAAATCTTAAAATCAGGAATTTTAAAAGAGATTCCTCTGGAGCTTTTTGGCATTCAGGAAGCGGACCTAATCGACATTATTGCCAATGCACCCGCCAAAGTCAATGCGTTTATCAGCACCATTATTGAAATTGCCCAGCATTACAATCTGAGCAGGGAGAGTTTTTTCCTCGCCGCCTTACGCTCGTATCAGGAAGCACACAGTAATTATTTTGAAGATCTGGAAGATAAAGTAATTGCTTTTTCTAAGTCCTTTCAGATTAATTTAGATTCAAAAATCACTATTAAAGAACTCGAAGCCATTCTTAAAGAAGAATTTGACTACACTATCAAAGAAATTGCCTTCACGGATCAGGAAGCCTTAGAAGATCTCCGCTCTATCTATGTCCCAAAAAGCAAAACCCTCTTACTTTCAACAGAAATCGACGATCCGCAGAAAGCTTTCATTCTGGCCAAAGAAATCGCCTATAATTATCTGAACTTATCGGATCGCTTACTGACTTTCAGCTGGATCAAGTTTGAGAACTTCGATCAGGTATTGCATAATTTCTATGCCTCGTACTTTGCAGGTGCTTTATTACTGCCAAGACAGTTGCTAGTAAACAGAATCAATGACTTTTTAAATAACGAAAAACCAAATCCGGAAGAATTTGTAACGCTGATCGAAAGTTTTGAAGTTTCTCCAGAATCCTTTTATCAAAGATTAACTAATTTACTCCCTAAAGATTTCCATCTGAAGAACTTATTCTTTTTAAGAATGTCACATAAAATTGGTTCTGACGTTTATCAAATCAAGAAAGAACTGCACATCACCAATCAGCAGGAACCACATGCAAACGAAACCAACGAGCACTATTGCAGAAGATGGGTTTCGGTAAAAACCATAGACGAAGCAATCAAACAGAACAAACCACATTTTTTTGATGCTCAGATCTCAAGTTATGTCCATAGCGGAAATGAATACCTGGTTTTTTCATCAGCCACAAAAGATCCTTTCATCAAAGACAACATAAGAAGTATTTCGGTTGGTATTTTAATCAATCCAACCATGAAAAAGAAGTTCAAGTTCATTGAAGGAAAACCGCTTGTCAAACGAATTGTAGGGGTCACCTGCGAAACCTGCGACGTAAAAGACTGCCTTGAAAGAGCCGCTCCGCCTATCGCATTGGAAAAGAAAAAACGCCACGAGAATACAGATGCTGTTGTGCAACAGTTTATTGCGCAATACAGCTAG
- the aceB gene encoding malate synthase A: MKNQLEITETAMEFLAEKKLSYPKIWTEEAIVFITELHRKFDSQRKLLLLQREQKQTAFDQGVMPSFPSETKTVRESNWVAGETPKDLQDRRVEITGPVDRKMIINALNSGAKTFMADFEDSTSPTWQNLMDGQVNLIDAVNKTISYTDLIKHKSYHLNEKIATLIVRPRGLHLPEKHLSIDGNAVSGSLVDFGLYVFHNHKRLLENNSGPYFYIPKLEHYLEARWWNTVIDFTEDYLKLERGTIKVTVLIETITASFQLDEIIFELKDHIVGLNCGRWDYIFSYIKKFRKHSKFIVPDRDQVNMTSPFMNAYSNLVIQRCHKRGIHAIGGMAAQIPIKNNEEANAIAFAKVKTDKEREVKNGHDGTWVAHPDLVALAKNVFDAGMPTPNQIHVKKEYRKITEADLIEPPIGIITENGVRKNINVGVLYLASWLNGQGAAALHNLMEDAATAEISRSQLWQWLQNKVTLDNGQILNLAYYHELALEEFKKIKDELGEENYENRQFPLAEKVLERLVVNPDFVDFLTLPCYKYL; encoded by the coding sequence ATGAAAAACCAATTAGAGATTACCGAGACGGCTATGGAGTTTTTGGCCGAAAAGAAGCTTTCTTATCCAAAGATCTGGACAGAAGAGGCAATTGTTTTTATAACCGAACTGCATCGAAAATTCGATTCACAACGAAAATTATTGTTACTGCAACGCGAACAAAAACAAACCGCTTTTGATCAGGGCGTCATGCCGTCTTTTCCTTCCGAAACAAAAACCGTCAGAGAAAGTAATTGGGTGGCAGGAGAAACTCCAAAAGATTTACAGGATCGTAGAGTTGAGATTACGGGACCGGTTGATCGCAAAATGATTATCAATGCGTTGAATTCAGGAGCGAAAACTTTTATGGCAGATTTTGAAGACAGTACTTCTCCGACCTGGCAAAATTTAATGGACGGACAAGTGAATTTGATTGATGCGGTTAACAAGACGATTTCTTATACCGATTTGATTAAGCATAAATCGTATCACCTGAATGAAAAGATTGCGACATTGATCGTGCGTCCACGTGGATTGCATTTACCAGAAAAACATCTTTCGATTGATGGAAATGCGGTTTCAGGTTCTTTGGTAGACTTTGGTTTGTATGTTTTTCATAATCATAAGAGACTTTTAGAAAATAACTCAGGACCTTATTTTTATATTCCAAAATTGGAACATTATCTGGAAGCGCGCTGGTGGAATACTGTAATTGATTTTACCGAAGATTATTTGAAGTTAGAAAGAGGAACGATAAAGGTTACTGTTTTAATTGAAACTATAACAGCAAGTTTTCAGCTGGACGAAATTATTTTTGAATTGAAGGATCATATTGTTGGATTGAACTGCGGGCGTTGGGATTATATTTTCTCTTACATTAAAAAATTCCGCAAGCATTCAAAGTTTATTGTTCCGGACCGCGATCAGGTCAATATGACTTCGCCTTTTATGAACGCTTACTCGAATCTGGTAATTCAAAGGTGTCATAAACGAGGTATTCATGCTATCGGAGGGATGGCTGCTCAAATTCCGATTAAAAATAATGAGGAGGCAAATGCAATTGCTTTCGCAAAGGTAAAAACCGATAAAGAACGTGAAGTAAAGAATGGTCACGATGGAACGTGGGTAGCGCATCCGGATTTGGTTGCTCTGGCTAAAAATGTTTTCGATGCCGGAATGCCAACTCCCAATCAAATTCATGTTAAAAAAGAATATCGCAAAATAACAGAAGCCGATTTGATAGAGCCGCCAATTGGAATTATAACAGAAAATGGGGTTCGCAAAAACATTAATGTTGGGGTTTTGTATTTGGCTTCATGGCTAAACGGACAAGGTGCCGCAGCCTTGCACAATCTGATGGAGGATGCTGCTACGGCCGAGATTTCAAGATCGCAATTGTGGCAGTGGCTTCAGAATAAGGTGACTTTGGATAACGGACAAATACTAAATCTGGCGTATTATCACGAGTTGGCTTTAGAGGAATTCAAAAAAATTAAAGACGAGCTGGGAGAGGAAAATTACGAAAATCGTCAATTCCCGTTAGCGGAGAAAGTTTTGGAAAGACTGGTTGTAAATCCCGATTTCGTTGATTTTTTAACCCTTCCATGTTACAAATATTTATAA
- the aceA gene encoding isocitrate lyase, with product MKTTEDRIQELINDWITNPRWKGVERPYTATEVVTLQGSYHIEHSIAKMGAEKLWRKLKSQDYVAGLGALTGNQAIQEVDAGLEAIYLSGWQVAADANLAGEMYPDQSLYPVNSVPMVVKKINSALLRADQIQVVNQVEDKKDYLVPIVADAEAGFGGNLNAFELMKSMIEAGASGVHFEDQLSSAKKCGHLGGKVLVPTQEAINKLIAARLAADVMGVSTLIVARTDADAANLLTSDADPRDAKFITGEKTNEGFFYVNSGIDQGIARGLSYAPYADLIWMETSNPDLVYAKKFADAMKKEFPGKMLAYNCSPSFNWAAKLSVAEMETFREDLAAMGYKFQFITLAGFHALNTSMFELSKAYKERGMAGYSELQEREFALQQNGFRAVKHQAFVGTSYFDAVQNTVTIGRSSTTAMKHSTEVEQF from the coding sequence ATGAAAACAACAGAAGACAGAATTCAGGAATTGATTAACGATTGGATCACAAACCCAAGATGGAAAGGCGTTGAACGTCCGTATACTGCTACTGAGGTGGTGACGCTTCAGGGCTCTTATCATATTGAGCATTCTATTGCTAAAATGGGGGCGGAGAAATTATGGAGAAAGTTAAAAAGTCAGGATTATGTTGCTGGTTTAGGTGCTTTAACAGGAAATCAGGCGATTCAGGAAGTCGATGCTGGTTTAGAAGCGATTTATTTGAGTGGCTGGCAAGTGGCTGCCGATGCAAATCTGGCAGGAGAAATGTATCCTGACCAATCGCTTTATCCGGTGAATAGCGTGCCGATGGTGGTAAAAAAAATTAATAGTGCCTTGTTGAGAGCTGATCAGATTCAGGTGGTAAACCAGGTTGAAGATAAAAAAGATTATTTGGTTCCGATTGTAGCCGATGCAGAAGCCGGTTTTGGCGGAAATTTAAACGCTTTCGAATTGATGAAATCGATGATTGAAGCGGGTGCTTCTGGTGTTCATTTTGAAGATCAGTTGAGTTCTGCTAAAAAATGCGGACATTTAGGCGGAAAAGTTTTGGTGCCAACTCAGGAGGCGATTAACAAATTGATCGCAGCTCGTTTGGCTGCTGATGTTATGGGCGTTTCGACATTAATTGTTGCCAGAACAGATGCTGATGCAGCTAATTTGCTAACCAGTGATGCTGATCCGAGAGATGCAAAATTTATTACCGGAGAAAAGACCAATGAGGGTTTTTTCTATGTAAACAGCGGAATCGATCAGGGAATTGCAAGAGGATTAAGTTATGCGCCTTATGCTGATTTGATTTGGATGGAAACCAGTAATCCTGATTTGGTTTATGCGAAGAAGTTTGCGGATGCAATGAAAAAAGAGTTTCCGGGTAAAATGCTGGCATATAATTGTTCTCCGTCTTTCAACTGGGCCGCTAAATTATCAGTAGCAGAAATGGAAACTTTCAGAGAAGATCTGGCGGCTATGGGGTATAAATTTCAGTTCATTACCTTGGCAGGATTCCATGCTTTAAATACCAGTATGTTCGAATTGTCTAAAGCGTATAAAGAACGTGGTATGGCAGGATATTCTGAATTGCAGGAAAGAGAATTTGCTTTGCAACAAAACGGATTCAGAGCAGTAAAACATCAGGCTTTTGTTGGGACTTCTTATTTTGATGCGGTTCAAAATACAGTAACGATAGGGAGGTCTTCCACTACAGCAATGAAACATTCAACAGAGGTTGAGCAGTTTTAA
- a CDS encoding Crp/Fnr family transcriptional regulator, translated as MALILENIAKHISLTPEERAHFLSKTETHFYKTKTILLNAGEVCTHSYFVNSGILRSFNINDNIVEHVLAFACQGWWMSDMYSYFSQKPGELFIEVLEEAEVISLSKENQEQLYLDIPKLERFFRILIENSLVANQQRLMDNLSLTAEERFEKFCAKYGTLVHKVPQKQIASFIGVTPEFFSKMKARLLKK; from the coding sequence ATGGCATTAATTCTTGAAAATATAGCCAAACACATTTCATTGACTCCTGAAGAGCGGGCTCATTTTTTATCCAAAACAGAAACCCATTTTTACAAGACAAAAACCATTTTACTGAATGCCGGCGAAGTTTGTACCCATTCGTATTTTGTAAATTCGGGAATTCTAAGAAGCTTCAACATCAATGATAATATTGTCGAGCATGTTCTGGCATTTGCTTGTCAGGGCTGGTGGATGAGTGACATGTACAGCTATTTTTCACAGAAACCGGGAGAACTTTTTATAGAAGTTTTAGAAGAGGCAGAAGTCATTTCTTTATCCAAAGAAAATCAGGAGCAATTGTATCTCGACATTCCTAAATTAGAACGTTTTTTCAGAATTTTAATTGAAAATTCTCTGGTTGCCAATCAACAACGCTTAATGGATAATTTAAGCCTTACGGCAGAAGAGCGCTTTGAGAAATTTTGTGCTAAATACGGCACATTGGTTCATAAAGTACCTCAAAAGCAAATTGCTTCTTTTATTGGTGTAACACCTGAATTTTTCAGCAAAATGAAAGCCAGACTTTTAAAAAAGTAA
- a CDS encoding DUF6370 family protein — translation MKNALFALFLLAGISTQAQDKKTNEKPVIVETACGECQFGMKGKSCDLAVRIDGKTYFVDGTTIDEHGDAHAEDGFCNAVRKASVIGKIENDRFKANSFKLIKEK, via the coding sequence ATGAAAAACGCATTATTTGCACTGTTCCTGCTTGCCGGAATTTCAACTCAGGCTCAGGATAAGAAAACAAACGAAAAACCTGTAATCGTAGAAACCGCTTGTGGCGAATGTCAATTTGGAATGAAAGGCAAAAGCTGTGATTTAGCCGTTCGCATTGACGGCAAGACTTATTTTGTAGACGGAACAACAATTGACGAACATGGTGATGCACATGCCGAAGATGGTTTCTGTAATGCTGTTCGCAAAGCTTCAGTTATCGGAAAAATAGAGAATGATCGCTTTAAAGCAAACTCTTTCAAGCTGATAAAAGAAAAATAA
- the purT gene encoding formate-dependent phosphoribosylglycinamide formyltransferase gives MKILLLGSGELGKEFVIAAQRIGQTVIAVDNYENAPAMQVAHSFEVINMLDGEALDRIVAKHQPDFIVPEIEAIRTERFYDYEKQGITVVPSAKAANFTMNRKAIRDLASKELGLKTAKYQYATSAEELQKAVQEVGIPCVVKPLMSSSGKGQSTIKTESDIEKAWQYAVAGSRGDVIEVIVEAFVDFNSEITLLTITQNNNPTLFCAPIGHRQERGDYQESWQPAKISDADLYEAQDMAEKITEALGGAGLFGVEFFLTNEGVYFSELSPRPHDTGMVTLAGTQNFNEFELHLRAILSLPIFEITLEKAGASAVILASEDSTNPTFTGIEKVAALPKTDFRIFGKPTSRPYRRMGVVLSHDSLTTPIDEITERAKTTSKLITVNS, from the coding sequence ATGAAAATACTACTCCTTGGTTCGGGTGAACTGGGCAAAGAATTTGTCATTGCCGCTCAACGAATCGGACAAACTGTAATTGCTGTCGATAATTACGAAAATGCTCCTGCCATGCAGGTAGCACACAGCTTTGAAGTCATCAACATGCTCGACGGCGAAGCACTGGACCGAATCGTAGCCAAACACCAGCCCGACTTTATCGTTCCTGAAATAGAAGCTATCCGAACAGAACGTTTTTACGATTACGAAAAACAAGGCATTACCGTTGTTCCATCTGCGAAAGCAGCCAACTTTACCATGAATCGAAAAGCGATTCGCGATCTCGCTTCGAAAGAACTGGGATTAAAAACCGCAAAATACCAATATGCAACTTCGGCAGAAGAACTTCAAAAAGCTGTTCAGGAAGTTGGAATTCCCTGCGTAGTAAAACCTTTAATGTCTTCTTCCGGAAAAGGACAATCTACTATCAAAACGGAAAGCGATATTGAAAAAGCCTGGCAATATGCCGTTGCAGGTTCACGTGGTGATGTCATCGAAGTTATCGTGGAAGCTTTTGTAGATTTCAATTCTGAGATTACACTTTTAACCATTACTCAAAATAACAATCCAACACTTTTTTGCGCTCCAATCGGGCACCGCCAGGAACGCGGTGATTATCAGGAGAGCTGGCAGCCTGCAAAAATTTCTGATGCCGATCTATACGAAGCGCAGGATATGGCCGAAAAAATTACCGAAGCTCTGGGAGGAGCAGGCCTTTTTGGTGTTGAATTTTTCTTAACCAACGAGGGTGTTTATTTCTCCGAACTCTCCCCACGCCCACACGATACCGGAATGGTAACGCTTGCCGGAACACAAAATTTTAATGAATTCGAATTGCATTTGCGAGCTATTTTAAGCTTACCCATCTTCGAAATCACGCTTGAAAAAGCTGGTGCGAGTGCCGTGATTCTGGCCTCAGAAGACTCGACAAACCCAACTTTTACCGGAATTGAAAAAGTAGCCGCTTTACCTAAAACTGATTTCAGAATTTTCGGAAAGCCAACTTCAAGACCTTACCGTCGAATGGGAGTTGTTTTAAGTCATGACTCTCTCACAACACCAATCGACGAAATCACAGAACGTGCCAAAACAACTTCAAAACTAATAACCGTAAACTCTTAA
- a CDS encoding peptidase U32 family protein — translation MKKKIEILAPARDLIGGMAAINSGADAVYIGAPQFGARSNANNSIEDVAALVQYAHLFNAQVFVVMNTILYDNELETCRKMIWELYDIGVDALIIQDMAIMEMDLPPIVLHASTQANNRDADKIKFLKDAGIKRVVLARELNLHQIKTIYDEADVELEFFVTGALCVSFSGNCYMSVANGERSANRGSCAQNCRLPYNLIDGNGETLIRNSHLLSIKDLDISDQIPNLIEAGIVSFKIEGRLKDVVYVKNNVSYLRQKLDSYLEGAGSDKYMKASSGTCTYTFDSSLSRTFNRGYTDYFVNERHSSIGSWESPKSKGQYIGKLIRTVGNAYEIENGELLNNGDGLCFINENNEADGIYVNKAENGKIYPNVLKEVKDGTFIYRNNDAAFIKIVEREDSAVRKLSTTLLLTETATGFELIATDEDGNVSTVSLEHAKEQTKTGESIEENIKTQLAKTGFTPYTADEINVMFSQNWFLPISKINEMRRTVYDQLTEIRLANYKREEHQLVKTSHPYPETKLDFMYNVSNKTARKFYERHGVTEIEKAFELQWDPGKSRVMTTKYCIKYELKKCPIHQKDIAGVKVKEPLVLKQGELEYKLKFNCKPCEMEIWEKDAEFEIEEDHFH, via the coding sequence ATGAAGAAGAAGATTGAAATATTAGCTCCTGCCAGGGATTTAATTGGAGGAATGGCCGCCATAAACAGTGGCGCCGATGCTGTTTATATTGGTGCACCGCAATTTGGAGCACGCTCAAATGCCAACAATTCTATCGAAGATGTAGCAGCATTGGTACAATATGCACACCTTTTTAATGCACAGGTCTTTGTGGTTATGAATACCATTTTGTACGATAACGAACTCGAAACCTGTCGCAAAATGATTTGGGAATTGTACGACATTGGTGTTGATGCCCTGATTATTCAGGACATGGCGATCATGGAAATGGACTTGCCTCCTATCGTACTTCATGCCAGTACACAAGCCAATAATCGTGATGCCGATAAAATTAAATTCCTTAAAGATGCCGGAATCAAACGTGTGGTTTTAGCCCGCGAATTGAACTTACATCAAATTAAAACGATATACGACGAAGCTGATGTTGAATTAGAATTTTTCGTAACCGGTGCATTATGTGTATCCTTTAGCGGAAACTGTTACATGAGTGTAGCCAACGGAGAACGCAGTGCCAATCGCGGTTCTTGCGCACAAAACTGCCGTTTACCCTACAACTTAATTGACGGAAACGGAGAAACCCTGATCAGAAACAGTCACTTGCTTTCGATCAAAGATTTAGACATTTCAGATCAGATTCCGAATCTAATTGAAGCCGGAATCGTTTCTTTCAAAATCGAAGGCCGTTTAAAAGATGTGGTTTACGTTAAAAACAACGTTTCTTATTTACGTCAAAAACTAGACAGCTACTTAGAAGGCGCAGGAAGTGATAAGTACATGAAAGCCTCTTCAGGAACATGTACCTATACTTTTGATTCTTCTTTAAGCAGAACTTTCAACCGTGGTTATACGGATTATTTCGTAAACGAAAGACACAGTTCCATTGGTTCCTGGGAAAGCCCAAAATCAAAAGGCCAATATATCGGTAAATTAATCCGAACAGTTGGAAACGCTTACGAAATCGAAAACGGCGAATTACTAAACAACGGTGACGGACTTTGTTTCATCAACGAAAACAATGAAGCTGACGGAATCTATGTAAACAAAGCCGAAAACGGGAAAATTTATCCAAACGTTTTAAAAGAAGTAAAAGACGGAACTTTTATTTACCGTAACAACGATGCCGCTTTCATCAAAATTGTTGAGAGAGAGGATAGTGCTGTTCGTAAATTGAGCACTACTTTATTACTTACAGAAACCGCAACAGGTTTCGAATTAATCGCTACTGATGAAGACGGTAATGTAAGCACTGTTAGCTTGGAACATGCGAAAGAGCAAACTAAAACGGGTGAATCTATCGAAGAAAACATTAAAACTCAATTGGCTAAAACAGGTTTTACGCCTTACACCGCCGATGAAATCAATGTAATGTTCTCTCAAAACTGGTTCCTTCCTATTTCAAAAATCAACGAAATGAGAAGAACCGTTTACGATCAGTTGACTGAAATTCGTCTGGCCAATTACAAACGCGAAGAACACCAACTCGTTAAAACATCTCATCCGTATCCGGAAACTAAATTGGATTTCATGTACAATGTTTCCAACAAAACGGCCCGTAAATTCTACGAGCGCCATGGTGTTACCGAAATTGAAAAAGCATTCGAACTACAATGGGATCCGGGAAAATCACGTGTGATGACCACTAAATATTGCATCAAATACGAATTGAAAAAATGTCCGATACACCAAAAAGATATCGCAGGTGTTAAGGTAAAAGAACCCCTGGTTTTAAAACAAGGCGAATTAGAATACAAACTGAAATTCAACTGCAAACCTTGTGAAATGGAAATCTGGGAAAAAGATGCAGAATTCGAAATAGAAGAAGATCATTTTCATTAG